The following nucleotide sequence is from Devosia salina.
GGCCCCCGCCGCATGATCCTCTGGCTCCTGCCCAGCGTGGTCATCACCGCCGCCCTCGCCACGGTGCTGCTCTCTCCGGTGGCGCTCTTCGTGCTCCTGGCGCTCAATGGCGTGGGCTTCTCGCTCACCAATATCGCCATGAATGTCGAGGCCGACCGGGTCGAGGCGGCGACCGGCGCGCGGGTCATGAACACCTGCCACGGCGCCTGGAGCGTGGGCTTTCTGCTCACCTCGCTTCTGGGCGCGACTTTGCGCGGCCTCGACGTCTCGCCTGCAATCCACCTCTGGGCGCTGGCGCCGGTCCTGATCGCATTGATCTATTTTGTCGTCCTGCCCATGCCCAACATGCCGCCGCGCGCCCATGCCGGCGAAAAGCTGCGCAAGCTCGCCTGGCCAACCCTGGCCACCATGGGGCTGGTCGCCTTCGGCCTCGGCGCCGGCCTCACCGAGGGCGCTTCGCGCGCCTGGTCGATCATTTATCTGCGCGACAGCTTCGACGTCGCGCCCTTCATCGAGTCGCTGGCGCTACCCGCCTTGCTTCTGGCCATGGCCGGCGGGCGGCTGGTGGCCGATCGCTTCATCGACCGGTTCGGTCCGGTGCGCGTGGCGCGCAGCCTGGCGGGTCTTGCCATTGCAGGCATGCTGGTCATCGTATTGGCGCCCCAGGCCTGGATCGCCCTTTGCGGCTTCCTTCTGGTCGGCATCGGCATTTGCGTGCTCTATCCGCTCATGCTCTCGGCGGCAGCGCGGCTGGGCGATCGCCCGGCCAGCCAGAATGTGGCGGCGACGACGCTGATCTTCCAGCTGGTCAATCTCGGCGCGCCCGGCCTCATCGGCGCAGTGGCCCAGGGCCTCGGCGTCCGCATGGCCTTCGCCATGCTGATCCCGCTGCTGGTCCTGACCTTCGCGATGGCGGGCCGGTTACGCGCTAAAGATTGAACACCCGGCCCGGCTTGAACTGGCCGAATTCGACATGGCCGGTTGCCAGCACCTTGCCCTTGAAGCTCACCCAGCATTCGTCCAGCGACACCGGCGCGCCGGCCCCCGTCAGCAACACCGGATTGCCGTGGCTGACGGCATTGGCCTGGCCCGCATCGAGGCGGATTTCTTCGATATCGGCGAGGCCAGCCGATACCGGCTTGAGCAGCCCATCGCGGGCCTCACCGGCTTCGGCCGCTTCCAACTGCTCGAGCGTGACAGCGTCGGCGTCGGTAAAGGGCCCAACGGCCGCCCGGTGCAGGCTGGTCACATGGCCCACCGTCCCCAAGGCCTCGGCGATGTCCCGGGCAAGCGCGCGCACATAGGTGCCCTTGCCGCACGTCACCTCCAGCACGCTTTCATCGCTTCCATGCGAGATCAGCTCGATGGCGTCGATATCGACCGGCCGTTCGGCCAGCTCCACCGTTTCGCCGGCACGGGCCAGGTCATAGGCGCGCTCGCCGTCTACCTTGATTGCCGAAAAGGCCGGCGGCCGCTGCATGATGGTGCCGGTGAACCGCGGCAATACCGCCTCCAGCGCTCCCCTGTCGGGCCGCACATCCGAGGTGGCGATCACTTCGCCCTCGGCGTCGTCGGTTGCCGTGGCGCGGCCCCAGCCGATGGTGAAGCGATAGATCTTGGTGCCGTCCTGCACCTGCGGCACGGCCTTGGTGGCCTCGCCCAGCGCGATGGGCAAAATGCCGGTCGCCAGGGGGTCGAGGGTCCCGGCATGGCCGGCCTTGGCGGCGTTCAGCAGCCAGCGCACCTTGCCCACCGCCTGGGTGGAGGTGAAATCATATGGCTTGTTGAGCACGACCCATCCGGAGATGGCGCGCTTTTTCGTTCTTGGCTGGCTCAAGGTCAGTCTTCTGTTGTGTCGTCGCTGTCGTCGTCGAGGTCGCGCCGCACCCGGTCCGAGCGCAGCAGCGCGTCGATACGGCCGGCTTCCTCGAAGGTCTCGTCCACGAAGAAGCGGATCTCGGGCGCAAATTTCAGGTCGATCTGCGGCGCCACCCGTCCACGGATGAACTTGCGATGGCGATTGAGTGCCGCCACGATCTCGTCGGCGTGGGTCCCGCCCAGCGGCATCACATAGGCATTGGCGATCTTGAGGTCGGGCGTCATGCGCACTTCGGGCACGGTGATCACCGCGCCGGCAAGGGCCTCGTCCTCGATGTCACCCCGGGCAAACAGCGTCGCCAGGGCATGGCGCACCAGTTCCCCGACGCGCAGCATGCGCTGGCTGGGGCCAGCGGGCTTGTGGTCTTTTTTCATGGGCAAGCGGCTTAGGCCCTCCCGGGTCCGCCGTCAATCCGCAACGCTGAGGGTAACCTCGCTGGCGAGCCGCGCCATATGCTCTTCCACCACATTGCCGGGCACGGGCCAGCTGGCCGGGTTGGTGGCGTCGAACGCATCGCCGCGCCATTCCTGGTAGACCATGCCCACGCCCTTCGCGGATTTGTAGAAGCCCACCACCATCACCTCGCCCTGGCCGGCAAAGTCGGTGAAGCTGTCGAGATAGGCGCCGCACACATAGCCCAGCGGCGGCAATTGGTCCGTGCCGTCGGGCTCCAGCTGGAACAGCGCCACCGTCTCC
It contains:
- a CDS encoding MFS transporter, with protein sequence MFSAHWRIVALFFTHALAAGAIHTRIPDLQLMIGLSESQLGLVLMGQPLGALSMFLFSSAIVERFGPRRMILWLLPSVVITAALATVLLSPVALFVLLALNGVGFSLTNIAMNVEADRVEAATGARVMNTCHGAWSVGFLLTSLLGATLRGLDVSPAIHLWALAPVLIALIYFVVLPMPNMPPRAHAGEKLRKLAWPTLATMGLVAFGLGAGLTEGASRAWSIIYLRDSFDVAPFIESLALPALLLAMAGGRLVADRFIDRFGPVRVARSLAGLAIAGMLVIVLAPQAWIALCGFLLVGIGICVLYPLMLSAAARLGDRPASQNVAATTLIFQLVNLGAPGLIGAVAQGLGVRMAFAMLIPLLVLTFAMAGRLRAKD
- the truB gene encoding tRNA pseudouridine(55) synthase TruB, with the translated sequence MTLSQPRTKKRAISGWVVLNKPYDFTSTQAVGKVRWLLNAAKAGHAGTLDPLATGILPIALGEATKAVPQVQDGTKIYRFTIGWGRATATDDAEGEVIATSDVRPDRGALEAVLPRFTGTIMQRPPAFSAIKVDGERAYDLARAGETVELAERPVDIDAIELISHGSDESVLEVTCGKGTYVRALARDIAEALGTVGHVTSLHRAAVGPFTDADAVTLEQLEAAEAGEARDGLLKPVSAGLADIEEIRLDAGQANAVSHGNPVLLTGAGAPVSLDECWVSFKGKVLATGHVEFGQFKPGRVFNL
- the rbfA gene encoding 30S ribosome-binding factor RbfA, with translation MKKDHKPAGPSQRMLRVGELVRHALATLFARGDIEDEALAGAVITVPEVRMTPDLKIANAYVMPLGGTHADEIVAALNRHRKFIRGRVAPQIDLKFAPEIRFFVDETFEEAGRIDALLRSDRVRRDLDDDSDDTTED